The window atattacAGGGTGTGTAATATCACATAGGTTGGTGTTAATGGCACCTGGagttgaaaaataattttcaagcCTCATTACCttggaaaaagaaaacttcagaagCTTACCTCAAAATCTTGCAATGTTATATATGCTTCCTACATAAGGAAGtgtcttggttttcttttctgaatttatgacaattattgttatttaaatgagtatttttaagttttatatttaccACAGTAAAGAGACTAATTCATTTGCTCAGAACCACACAAGCCATGTTCTTCTTTGGCACCATATAAAACAAGAGATTTGTATAAGTTCCTCATAGAGAATTAGATATTTTATCTTATTATTAGAATATCCATTCAGCCGTTTTCATTCCCCTTCTTTAAAATAAGGTCAGATGATTGTTACCCTGCCTTCCTGAGTTGATTGAATAGGTGCATTAGGTGATAGTTATGCACCTGGAAATTATTCTGTATCATAAATGAAACTGTGAGCaaccatctgatgtgatttcttttcaacactgggagggagaaggagggagaggggagagagagagaaaaagggggaAAGAATAGGATAAATCCGCCCATGGGGTAAAATGTTAGGTGGCGGTGAATCTGGATGACTGGGATTCCCTTAACTGTTCTCATTAAATGGAGTAACTTTCGGTAATGAGTGTGACACTACTTGCCAGCACAGAGCACGAAGACTGGGTGAGGAGGCCCCGCCCCGAGTCATGACCccgccctgccccgcccccagccccgcCCCAGCCCACGTGGTCAACTGGGCTGCTGTGACCTCATAGAGAGGATTCCGGTCTGTTCTTGGAGGGGCCCCAATGTGGGCGGCAGGCGGCAGGGGCAGAGGCCGGAGGCCCGAAGCAGGGCCAGCGGTGTCTCCCAGCATGCCCAGACAGCGCAACCACCAGGAGACTTGGCTTCCAAACAGCGGGGTCTCCAGACAGAGCAGCGGCCTCGAGCCACGGGTTCCCAGTCCCTCAGGTCAGGTGGAGCGCCCTTTTTCTTccaccctctccttccctcctctccgtCACCGTCCGCCTCCGCCGGCGCCCCCCTCAACGCCCATTCCAGACCGCAGATCTCCGATCCGCCAGCTCCTCCGGTCACCTGTCCTGCTGCCTTGCTACCACCGGGGCCGCCCTCTACCTGGTGTCATACCCTGCGCCAGAGACTGGCCACCACGCCTTGCTGACCATGGCTCTAAAGCGCATCCACAAGGAGCTCCTCGACCTGAACCCAGATCCCCCACCCCAGTGCTCGGCAGGTCCGGTGGGGGACGACATGTTCCACTGGCAAGCGACCATCATGGGGCCAAACGACAGCCCCTACCAAGGAGGAGTCTTCTTCCCCTCGGTCCAATTTCCTGCCGACTACCGGTTCAGACCGCCCAAGATCGCCTTCACTACCAGAATTTACCATCCTAACATTAACAGAAATGGTAGTATCTGTTTCGATATTGTGCAGTCTGAGTGGTCGCCAGCACTCACCATCTCAAAAGTGCTGTTATCCATCTGCTCTATGCTGTGCGACCCCAACCCAGACGATCCTTTGGTTCCCGAAATTGCGAAGATCTACAAGAAGGACAGGAAGAAGTATGACAGAATAGCTCGGGAATGGACTCAGAAATATGCGAtgtaactt is drawn from Loxodonta africana isolate mLoxAfr1 chromosome X, mLoxAfr1.hap2, whole genome shotgun sequence and contains these coding sequences:
- the LOC100675296 gene encoding ubiquitin-conjugating enzyme E2 D2-like — encoded protein: MALKRIHKELLDLNPDPPPQCSAGPVGDDMFHWQATIMGPNDSPYQGGVFFPSVQFPADYRFRPPKIAFTTRIYHPNINRNGSICFDIVQSEWSPALTISKVLLSICSMLCDPNPDDPLVPEIAKIYKKDRKKYDRIAREWTQKYAM